The genomic region AAGATCTTGATGAAGAACCGGATAAAGTGATTTTAAAGGCTTACAATAACGGCATTGTTTCGGACGTCAGCAAAAGGGACGTAATAAACGCGCCTGAAACCGCATTTAATTCCGGTAACGCCCCAAAGTTTGAAAAGTATTTCGGGGAATCCGGCGTAAAATATTCCGGTATCATTGAAAAGGCGTTATTACTTGAAAAAATTGTCCGTGACGCGGTTCCGTCCTTAAGAAGTTCCTACGCGGGTATAAGGGTGGATACCTTTTCGTCCAGAGTTATTAATTCAAAGGGCGTTGATGTGTTTTTTGAAAGAAATGTTTATTATGCCCAGATAAAAATTACCGCCGAGCTGCATGGGGAAAATGTGGATGCCGAGGCATCGGTTTCGTCCGGCTCTCTTGAAAGGCTTGATTTTGATTCTCTGACGGACAGAGTTAAAGATTTCCTCAGAACCAAAATGGAACCCGGCACTTTCAGGCCGGGGGAATATCCCGTCGTATTAAGCCCGAATGTCGGCGTAAACATCATGATGACAGCGTGGCAGCTGTTCAGCGGTTTTAAATACTGTGACGGCTCAACCGCACTGAAGGGAAGGCTTGGCGAGGTTATTGGCTCACCGGCGTTAAGTATTATTGACACACCTTTCCACAACAGTACCGGTTACTGCTTTCCATTTGACTGTGAAGGCACGCCGGGAAGGGAAACAATACTGGTGGACAATGGGAAATTCACAGGCCTTATGCATAATTTGTTCAGTGCGTCGCAGTTAAATGCCGAGCCCACCGGGAATGCCGGGAGGGTTGCACTGCTGACGGGCAATATACCGACGGAAATAATTGTAACTCCGAAAATATGCTATATAAAGCCGGGCACCCGTCCGGCCGGGGAAATGCTTCAGAGCATGGGTGACGGTGTATATATAACCGAATCTTATGATATATTCCATTCAATAAATATCGGTTCAGGGGATTTTGCAATTCCGTGCAGGGGCATTGTCATAAAAGACGGGAAGCCTTACCGTTCCGTTTCAGCTTTAACCATATGCGGGAACCTTACAGAGCTGTTCGGAAATGTGGAGGAGACGGGCAATGATCTGCTTATAGACGAATTTTTACTCAGAAGTTACTGCGTCGGATCGCCGAGTATCCGCCTAACGAAGCTGCAGGTAAACGGGAAATAGGAGAAAGCAGAAATCATATTTCATCCTCGTCAAGCTGCAGATCCAGGCGCAGGAAGTTCAATGCGGCGTTAATGTCGTTATTTTCAAGGGAAAATACAATTTCCCGGTGGAAATTGTTCTCGGGCGAAAAACGCCCGCGTTCTATGCTTGTTATCGCGTAACGGGCAACATATCCCAGATACGGGTAAAGTACGTCGTATATGTACTCGTTACCCGACAGTTTTGCAAGGGCAAGATGAAACCTGGTGTTGATGGTTTGGTACGGATCCTTGGAATCATCCTGTTGTTCCAGAATTTCTTTAAGCGTTGCCAGGCCTTTGCCGGGATTCTGCCTTGCAATTAAACGAAGGGCCAGTGCTTCAATCTGATACCGAAGCTGCTGGATTTTCCGGCATTGTTCCGGAGTAATCTCGTTAACAAGGTAGCCTTTCCTTGGGTAACAAATCAGGTATTTTTCGTGGCAAAGTTTTTGCAGAATTCCACGCGCCGTTATTTTACTGATTCCGTATTCATCGGCTATGGACTGTTCGAGAAGCACTTCTCTGTTGGATATTTTCCCAGTAATAATGCTGTCCCGTAAAATTTCATAAACCTTATCCGAAACAGACTGGCTCATATGTCTCGCTCATCCTTTCCGGCACGCAGAAGATTATATCAGTTTTTCAGCCTTTGATCAAACACTTATTTGATTATTGAAGTTATAGCCGTTATAAGTTAAACTTAATTTATCCTGTAGAAAGATTTTATTTATTATACAAAAAAATTAATAAAGCCAAAGAAAGGTTTATATGCTTTCAAAACGGGTGGAGTTACATGAGGGAAACTTTGAGCGATAAAGTGTACAGGGCGATAAAAGATGATATAAACAATTTCAGGTTAAACCCGGACGAGTTTATCGTGGAACGGGAAATGGCGGAGCGTTATGGCGTAAGCAAGGCTCCGGTGCGCGAAGCGCTTCACCGTTTATGCAGGGAAGGGCGCCTTATAAGCTATCCGAGAAAAGGCTATCTTATTGTTTCGCTGAATGAAATGGAATTTTACCAAACCCAGCAACTGCGTTTAATTAACGAAGGGTTTGCTGTGAGAATCCTCGTGAGGGAGGCCGGCCCTGAAGATATAAAAATACTCAGGGCGATGGCTGATAAAAGTGACTGTGTGTCAAACACCGAATTTCACTGTAAAATGGCCGAACTTACGGGAAATAAATTTTTAAGGGACATTGTAGCAAATCTTCTTGATATTTCAACGCGTACCCTTAACTTAAAAAACCGTTTAAACGGCAGTAATCTGAAAACCTATCATCTCGAAATTGTTGACGCGATTGAAGCCCGTGACGAAGAAAAGGCCCTTAAATTTCTGGAGATGGATTTGAAACTCGGAAACTCAAGTTTTGGAAAATAATCTTTCAGATTTTCTTAAAAAGTGCATTGACAATTAATCGGTTGGAACAATATAATGTAACTAATTAACTCACTGAAATGTTCAGTAAATAATCCAGAAAAGAGGCAGCGTTTAAAGTGAGGAATTTCGACTTTGAAACATTGGCTGATGCACAGGACGTTGATTTAGGCACTGACTATAATCCTGATTTAAT from Thermoclostridium stercorarium subsp. stercorarium DSM 8532 harbors:
- a CDS encoding GntR family transcriptional regulator; the protein is MSQSVSDKVYEILRDSIITGKISNREVLLEQSIADEYGISKITARGILQKLCHEKYLICYPRKGYLVNEITPEQCRKIQQLRYQIEALALRLIARQNPGKGLATLKEILEQQDDSKDPYQTINTRFHLALAKLSGNEYIYDVLYPYLGYVARYAITSIERGRFSPENNFHREIVFSLENNDINAALNFLRLDLQLDEDEI
- a CDS encoding TldD/PmbA family protein, coding for MDFIDRYKKAVSNLPENIKEAEVDIERKKSILIGVSGGQIVKSADSDVTSVYVRASSEKTGYAYTEDLDEEPDKVILKAYNNGIVSDVSKRDVINAPETAFNSGNAPKFEKYFGESGVKYSGIIEKALLLEKIVRDAVPSLRSSYAGIRVDTFSSRVINSKGVDVFFERNVYYAQIKITAELHGENVDAEASVSSGSLERLDFDSLTDRVKDFLRTKMEPGTFRPGEYPVVLSPNVGVNIMMTAWQLFSGFKYCDGSTALKGRLGEVIGSPALSIIDTPFHNSTGYCFPFDCEGTPGRETILVDNGKFTGLMHNLFSASQLNAEPTGNAGRVALLTGNIPTEIIVTPKICYIKPGTRPAGEMLQSMGDGVYITESYDIFHSINIGSGDFAIPCRGIVIKDGKPYRSVSALTICGNLTELFGNVEETGNDLLIDEFLLRSYCVGSPSIRLTKLQVNGK
- a CDS encoding GntR family transcriptional regulator: MRETLSDKVYRAIKDDINNFRLNPDEFIVEREMAERYGVSKAPVREALHRLCREGRLISYPRKGYLIVSLNEMEFYQTQQLRLINEGFAVRILVREAGPEDIKILRAMADKSDCVSNTEFHCKMAELTGNKFLRDIVANLLDISTRTLNLKNRLNGSNLKTYHLEIVDAIEARDEEKALKFLEMDLKLGNSSFGK